The following proteins come from a genomic window of Microbacterium sp. JZ31:
- a CDS encoding M20/M25/M40 family metallo-hydrolase: MSSPELPEVARIAQDLIRIDTTNWGGGRAKGEREAAEYVGAHLEGLGLEPEYYEPIERRTNVAARVPGRDRDKPALVLHGHLDVVPAVADDWSVDPFAGEIRDGMLWGRGAVDMKNMDAMILGAVGDILRAGEQPERDLVLAFFADEENGGVEGSQLVVRDRPDWFAGATQAISEVGGYSIPVGDRSAYLLQVGEKALMWVTLVARGRAGHGSRVHPDNAVTRLAAAVARLGATDWPVEMTATTERLLAGIADIAGMDPASAPDALAASTGPAAAFVASTFRTITNPTGLTAGYKHNVIPDAAQATVDIRVLPGAEEAVLAEVQRIVGDDIEIRMFHRDIGLEIPFEGALVDAMVGALGRHDPGVPVLPYLLGAGTDNKALATIGIDGYGFAPLKLPADLDFTGMFHGVDERVPIDALEFGVRVLTDLVRTY, from the coding sequence ATGTCGTCGCCTGAGCTGCCCGAGGTCGCGCGGATCGCGCAGGACCTGATCCGGATCGACACCACCAACTGGGGCGGCGGACGCGCCAAGGGCGAGCGCGAGGCGGCAGAGTACGTCGGCGCGCACCTCGAGGGCCTCGGTCTCGAGCCGGAGTACTACGAGCCGATCGAGCGCCGCACGAACGTCGCGGCGCGCGTGCCGGGGCGCGACCGCGACAAGCCCGCCCTGGTGCTGCACGGTCACCTCGACGTCGTGCCCGCGGTCGCGGACGACTGGTCGGTCGACCCGTTCGCGGGCGAGATCCGCGACGGCATGCTGTGGGGCCGCGGCGCGGTCGACATGAAGAACATGGATGCGATGATCCTCGGCGCGGTCGGGGACATCCTGCGCGCCGGCGAGCAGCCCGAGCGCGATCTCGTGCTCGCGTTCTTCGCGGACGAGGAGAACGGCGGCGTCGAGGGGTCCCAGCTGGTGGTGCGCGACCGGCCGGACTGGTTCGCGGGCGCCACCCAGGCGATCAGCGAGGTCGGCGGCTACTCGATCCCCGTCGGCGACCGCAGCGCGTATCTGCTGCAGGTGGGGGAGAAGGCGCTGATGTGGGTCACGCTCGTCGCGCGCGGACGCGCGGGCCACGGCAGCCGCGTGCATCCCGACAACGCCGTCACGCGCCTGGCCGCCGCGGTCGCGCGCCTGGGCGCCACCGACTGGCCGGTCGAGATGACCGCGACGACCGAGCGCCTGCTCGCCGGCATCGCCGACATCGCCGGGATGGACCCGGCGTCCGCTCCCGACGCCCTCGCGGCGAGCACGGGGCCCGCGGCGGCGTTCGTCGCGTCGACGTTCCGCACCATCACCAACCCGACGGGCCTGACAGCCGGCTACAAGCACAACGTGATCCCGGACGCCGCGCAGGCGACGGTCGACATCCGCGTCCTGCCGGGCGCGGAGGAGGCCGTGCTCGCCGAGGTGCAGCGCATCGTCGGCGACGACATCGAGATCCGAATGTTCCATCGCGACATCGGCCTGGAGATCCCGTTCGAGGGCGCGCTGGTCGACGCGATGGTCGGCGCGCTCGGCCGGCACGACCCCGGCGTGCCGGTGCTGCCGTACCTGCTCGGCGCGGGAACCGACAACAAGGCGCTCGCGACGATCGGCATCGACGGCTACGGCTTCGCGCCGCTCAAGCTCCCTGCCGACCTCGACTTCACGGGCATGTTCCACGGCGTCGACGAGCGCGTGCCGATCGACGCGCTGGAGTTCGGCGTGCGCGTGCTGACGGATCTCGTCCGCACGTACTGA
- a CDS encoding helix-turn-helix transcriptional regulator — MAERIQAEERQLNLIVALMATEIGLTKQQILESVSGYRQRAGAKADALEKMFERDKDDLRELGVPIETIGDSADPNDLREARYRIPKAEYDLPADITFTPAEVAILALAGSVWSEGSLSKDATTGLRKIRALGIEVDEPIIGFAPRMTVREPSFGPLRDAIEACRVVTFDYLKPGEEKPRRRRVRPLALVDYEGRWHVSAHDIDADGDRMFLLARIVGDVVATRERFDPELRVGAGARAEESLREVAARNQALLEVTPGSEAALRLARRGEPAAQGMHVSFVDLHIFADELASYGPEVRVVEPDELRAAVVARLRAARDAHATEGSAA, encoded by the coding sequence GTGGCGGAGAGGATCCAGGCGGAAGAGCGCCAGCTGAACCTGATCGTGGCGCTCATGGCCACAGAGATCGGGCTGACGAAGCAGCAGATCCTCGAGTCCGTGTCGGGTTACCGCCAGCGCGCCGGCGCCAAGGCCGACGCGCTCGAGAAGATGTTCGAGCGCGACAAGGACGACCTGCGCGAGCTCGGCGTGCCGATCGAGACGATCGGCGACAGCGCCGACCCCAACGATCTCCGGGAAGCGCGCTACCGCATCCCGAAGGCGGAATACGACCTTCCCGCCGACATCACGTTCACGCCCGCGGAGGTCGCAATCCTGGCGCTCGCGGGCTCCGTGTGGAGCGAGGGCTCGCTGTCCAAGGACGCCACGACGGGACTGCGCAAGATCCGCGCCCTGGGGATCGAGGTCGACGAGCCCATCATCGGCTTCGCGCCGCGCATGACCGTGCGGGAGCCGTCGTTCGGGCCGCTGCGCGACGCGATCGAGGCGTGCCGGGTGGTGACGTTCGACTACCTGAAGCCGGGGGAGGAGAAGCCCCGCCGTCGCCGCGTGCGGCCGCTCGCCCTCGTCGACTACGAGGGGCGCTGGCACGTCTCGGCGCACGACATCGACGCGGACGGCGACAGGATGTTCCTGCTGGCGCGGATCGTCGGGGACGTGGTCGCGACGCGCGAGCGCTTCGATCCCGAGCTGCGCGTGGGGGCGGGCGCGCGGGCCGAGGAGAGCCTGCGCGAGGTCGCGGCGCGCAACCAGGCGCTGCTCGAGGTCACACCGGGAAGCGAGGCCGCGCTGCGTCTCGCGCGGCGCGGAGAGCCGGCCGCGCAGGGGATGCACGTGTCGTTCGTCGACCTGCACATCTTCGCGGACGAGCTCGCGTCGTACGGCCCCGAGGTGCGGGTCGTCGAGCCGGACGAGCTGCGCGCGGCGGTCGTGGCGCGCCTGCGTGCCGCGCGCGATGCCCACGCGACGGAGGGGAGCGCCGCATGA
- a CDS encoding VIT1/CCC1 transporter family protein — MSAPAATSVDRRRWAQYLADERAEANVYRRLAATKDGEERAILEQLALAEGRHEAHWLALLGGEPARIPRASLRTRMLGWMAGRFGTIFVLALAQQAEARSPYDGEKYATPAMRADEKVHHEVVRGLAARGRRRLSGTFRAAVFGANDGLVSNLALVLGIGATGVAPQVVLFSGVAGLLAGALSMGAGEFVSVRSQRELLDATEPGTYGDGALPDLDIDSNELALVYRARGMAAEEADARARRAIAEAHAGRVPVRTGAIDLHEVVGGAWRAAGSSFLFFASGAVIPVLPWLLGLTGVPAVVVALVLVGIALLGTGATVGLLSGASPLKRALRQLAIGYGAAAVTYVLGLAFGVTLG, encoded by the coding sequence TTGAGCGCGCCCGCAGCCACGTCCGTCGATCGCCGTCGTTGGGCGCAGTACCTGGCCGATGAGCGCGCCGAGGCGAACGTGTACCGGCGGCTCGCGGCGACGAAGGATGGCGAGGAGCGCGCGATCCTCGAGCAGCTCGCCCTCGCGGAGGGGCGCCACGAGGCGCACTGGCTCGCCCTGCTCGGCGGCGAGCCGGCCCGCATACCCCGCGCCAGCCTGCGCACGCGGATGCTCGGGTGGATGGCGGGCCGGTTCGGCACGATCTTCGTGCTGGCGCTCGCACAGCAGGCCGAGGCGCGCTCCCCGTACGACGGGGAGAAGTACGCGACGCCGGCCATGCGCGCCGACGAGAAGGTGCACCACGAGGTCGTGCGCGGCCTCGCGGCGCGCGGCCGCCGGCGGCTCTCCGGGACGTTCCGCGCGGCCGTGTTCGGCGCGAACGACGGTCTCGTGTCGAACCTCGCGCTCGTGCTCGGCATCGGTGCGACGGGCGTGGCCCCTCAGGTCGTGCTGTTCAGCGGCGTCGCGGGCCTGCTCGCGGGTGCGCTGTCGATGGGCGCGGGGGAGTTCGTGTCGGTGCGCTCGCAGCGCGAGCTGCTGGATGCGACCGAGCCCGGGACCTACGGCGACGGTGCGCTGCCGGACCTCGACATCGACTCGAACGAGCTCGCGCTCGTCTACCGCGCGCGCGGCATGGCCGCGGAGGAGGCCGACGCCCGCGCCCGCAGGGCGATCGCCGAGGCGCACGCCGGCCGCGTGCCCGTCCGCACGGGGGCCATCGACCTGCACGAGGTCGTCGGCGGCGCCTGGCGTGCCGCCGGATCGAGCTTCCTGTTCTTCGCGAGCGGCGCGGTCATCCCCGTGCTGCCGTGGCTGCTCGGGCTCACGGGAGTGCCCGCCGTCGTCGTGGCTCTGGTGCTCGTCGGCATCGCCCTGCTCGGCACAGGCGCGACCGTCGGGCTGCTGTCGGGCGCCTCGCCGCTCAAGCGCGCCCTGCGCCAGCTCGCGATCGGCTACGGCGCTGCGGCCGTGACGTATGTGCTCGGCCTCGCCTTCGGCGTGACGCTCGGCTGA
- a CDS encoding HAD family hydrolase, which translates to MTSPRTLPGQQSAAAPTGQLPAAVLWDMDGTLVDTEPYWIAAEAPLVEEHGGSWTHEDALQLVGLSLDASARILQAAGVRLSEDEIISTLSARVIAMCADKGVPFRPGALELLRDLRASGVKTGLVTMSYRHMALSILDLIEFEAFDVVVAGDDAKRPKPFPDPYLQAAEALGVDIADTVAIEDSPNGLRSAIASGAVALGVPNILPLDDLGADALWPTLADRSAADLGALHAERAAAKAAPAKEASA; encoded by the coding sequence GTGACTTCACCCCGCACCCTTCCCGGTCAGCAGAGCGCCGCCGCGCCGACCGGCCAGCTGCCCGCCGCCGTCCTGTGGGACATGGACGGCACGCTCGTCGACACCGAGCCCTACTGGATCGCGGCCGAGGCCCCGCTGGTCGAGGAGCACGGCGGCTCGTGGACGCACGAGGACGCGCTGCAGCTCGTCGGCCTGAGCCTCGATGCATCGGCGCGGATCCTGCAGGCCGCCGGCGTGCGGCTGAGCGAGGACGAGATCATCTCGACCCTGAGCGCGCGCGTGATCGCGATGTGCGCGGACAAGGGCGTGCCCTTCCGCCCGGGCGCGCTGGAGCTGCTGCGCGACCTCAGGGCGTCCGGTGTGAAGACCGGGCTCGTCACCATGTCGTACCGCCACATGGCCCTGTCCATCCTCGACCTGATCGAGTTCGAGGCGTTCGACGTCGTGGTCGCCGGCGACGACGCGAAGCGGCCCAAGCCCTTCCCGGACCCGTACCTCCAGGCCGCGGAGGCGCTGGGCGTGGACATCGCCGACACGGTCGCGATCGAGGACTCGCCCAACGGCCTGCGCTCGGCGATCGCATCGGGCGCGGTCGCCCTCGGCGTCCCGAACATCCTGCCGCTCGACGACCTCGGCGCGGACGCGCTCTGGCCGACGCTCGCCGACCGCTCGGCCGCGGACCTCGGCGCCCTCCACGCCGAGCGCGCCGCCGCCAAGGCGGCCCCGGCGAAGGAGGCCTCCGCATGA
- a CDS encoding DEAD/DEAH box helicase — MLSPSYPQRAPWGTAGKLRAWQQEALDAYFEADKRDFLVAATPGAGKTTFALTLAGELLRTREVDRIIVVAPTEHLKTQWADAAARAHIRLDPAFRNHHTTFSRQYHGVVVTYAQVAVKAAVHRALTEGGRTLVILDEVHHGGEALSWGDALREAYGPARRRLLLSGTPFRSDDAPIPFVEYAPDAQGLRTSITDYAYGYGRALADGVVRPVLFHVYSGHMKWRTRAGDELEAHLGQDNIKDITSQAWRTALDPQGEWMSAVLRSADARLSEIRQHVPDAGGLVLATDQTAARAYAKLLHSITGQRATVVLSDDTEASQRIERFSESTDRWMVAVRMVSEGVDVPRLAVGVYATSSSTPLFFAQAIGRFVRARRRGEAASVFLPHVPTLMALANEMERQRDHVLDRGEKDEDGLDDSLLEAAEREDKASDALTEEGSFEALGSVAHFDRVVFDGKEFGQLAVPGTDEEQEFIGLPGLLEPEHVHELLMQRVARQSRHRQAREARESELGDEPVTTLPQPLHRTLREQRQLLNSLVGVYARQTGEPHGMIHAELRRRCGGPEVSKATVAQLQARIDVLRKRVRS, encoded by the coding sequence ATGCTGTCACCGTCCTATCCGCAGAGAGCGCCCTGGGGCACCGCCGGCAAGCTGCGCGCCTGGCAGCAGGAGGCGCTCGACGCCTACTTCGAGGCCGACAAGCGCGACTTCCTCGTGGCGGCCACGCCGGGCGCCGGAAAGACCACGTTCGCCTTGACGCTCGCCGGTGAGCTGCTGCGCACACGCGAGGTCGACAGGATCATCGTGGTCGCGCCGACCGAGCACCTCAAGACGCAGTGGGCGGATGCCGCGGCGCGCGCGCACATCCGGCTCGATCCCGCGTTCCGCAACCACCACACGACGTTCTCTCGTCAGTATCACGGCGTCGTGGTGACGTATGCGCAGGTTGCGGTGAAGGCGGCCGTGCACCGCGCGCTGACCGAGGGCGGCCGCACGCTCGTGATCCTCGACGAGGTGCACCACGGCGGCGAGGCGCTGAGCTGGGGCGACGCGCTGCGCGAGGCGTACGGTCCCGCGCGGCGCCGCCTGCTCCTGAGCGGCACGCCGTTCCGCAGCGACGACGCCCCGATCCCGTTCGTCGAGTACGCGCCCGACGCCCAGGGCCTGCGCACCTCGATCACCGACTACGCGTACGGCTACGGCCGCGCGCTGGCCGACGGCGTCGTCCGGCCCGTGCTGTTCCACGTCTACTCGGGGCACATGAAGTGGCGCACGCGCGCCGGCGACGAGCTCGAGGCGCACCTCGGCCAGGACAACATCAAGGACATCACGTCGCAGGCGTGGCGCACCGCGCTCGATCCGCAGGGCGAATGGATGTCGGCCGTTCTGAGATCCGCCGACGCGCGCCTGAGCGAGATCCGCCAGCACGTCCCGGACGCCGGCGGCCTCGTGCTCGCGACGGACCAGACCGCGGCGCGCGCGTACGCCAAGCTGCTGCACTCGATCACGGGCCAGCGCGCGACCGTCGTGCTGTCGGACGACACCGAGGCCTCCCAGCGCATCGAGCGGTTCTCGGAGAGCACGGATCGCTGGATGGTCGCGGTGCGCATGGTGTCCGAGGGCGTGGACGTGCCGCGCCTCGCGGTCGGCGTGTACGCCACATCGTCCTCCACGCCGCTGTTCTTCGCGCAGGCGATCGGGCGCTTCGTGCGCGCCCGGCGCCGCGGCGAGGCCGCGAGCGTGTTCCTGCCGCACGTGCCGACGCTCATGGCCCTGGCGAACGAGATGGAGCGTCAGCGCGACCACGTGCTCGACCGCGGCGAGAAGGACGAGGACGGCCTCGACGACTCGCTGCTGGAGGCCGCCGAGCGCGAGGACAAAGCGTCCGACGCCTTGACGGAGGAGGGCTCCTTCGAGGCGCTCGGCTCGGTCGCGCACTTCGACCGCGTCGTGTTCGACGGCAAGGAGTTCGGCCAGCTGGCCGTGCCCGGCACGGACGAGGAGCAGGAGTTCATCGGGCTTCCCGGGCTGCTCGAGCCCGAGCACGTGCACGAGCTCCTGATGCAGCGCGTCGCACGGCAGTCCCGGCATCGCCAGGCGCGCGAGGCGCGGGAGTCGGAGCTCGGCGACGAACCCGTCACGACGCTGCCGCAGCCGCTGCATCGCACGCTGCGCGAGCAGCGTCAGCTGCTCAACAGCCTGGTCGGCGTGTACGCGCGTCAGACCGGCGAGCCGCACGGCATGATCCACGCCGAGCTGCGGCGCCGCTGCGGCGGTCCCGAGGTCTCCAAGGCGACGGTCGCCCAGCTCCAGGCGCGCATCGACGTGCTGCGCAAGCGCGTGCGCTCCTAG
- a CDS encoding tRNA (adenine-N1)-methyltransferase, giving the protein MTGVPRPRGPFRYGDRVQLTGPKARMHTITLREGGELHTHHGVLKHEQLIGHPDGSVFTNSSGHEYLALRPLLRDFVMSMPRGAAIVYPKDAAAIVAQADVFPGAVVVEAGVGSGALSLSLLRAVGSEGRLISFERRAEFADVARGNVETFFGEMPDFWEVREGDLAEALPQAVEPGSVDRVVLDMLAPWEVMDAVADALTPGGVVICYVATATQLSRVAEYIRGTGAFTDPEANETMVRGWHVEGLAVRPDHRMVAHTGFLISARRLAPGVVPPEVKRRASKNSFSDEDVEIWTPGAVGDREITDKNLRKRIREAQKAAHGARIASGRADAPDASAASEAPERDA; this is encoded by the coding sequence ATGACCGGCGTGCCCCGTCCGCGCGGACCGTTCCGCTACGGCGACCGCGTGCAGCTGACCGGGCCGAAGGCCCGCATGCACACCATCACGCTGCGCGAGGGCGGCGAGCTGCACACGCATCACGGCGTGCTCAAGCACGAGCAGCTCATCGGTCATCCGGACGGCTCAGTGTTCACCAACAGCTCGGGTCACGAGTACCTGGCGCTGCGCCCGCTGCTGCGCGACTTCGTGATGTCGATGCCGCGCGGCGCCGCGATCGTGTACCCGAAGGACGCCGCCGCGATCGTCGCGCAGGCCGACGTCTTCCCGGGCGCGGTCGTCGTCGAGGCGGGCGTCGGATCCGGCGCGCTGTCGCTGTCGCTGCTGCGTGCCGTGGGCTCGGAGGGGCGGCTGATCTCGTTCGAGCGGCGCGCCGAGTTCGCGGACGTCGCGCGCGGCAACGTCGAGACCTTCTTCGGCGAGATGCCGGACTTCTGGGAGGTGCGCGAGGGCGACCTCGCGGAGGCGCTGCCGCAGGCCGTCGAGCCGGGCTCGGTCGACCGCGTCGTGCTCGACATGCTCGCGCCGTGGGAGGTCATGGACGCGGTCGCCGACGCGCTCACGCCCGGCGGCGTGGTGATCTGCTACGTCGCGACCGCCACGCAGCTCTCGCGCGTCGCCGAGTACATCCGCGGCACGGGTGCCTTCACCGACCCCGAGGCGAACGAGACGATGGTGCGCGGCTGGCACGTCGAGGGCCTCGCCGTGCGACCGGATCACCGGATGGTCGCCCACACGGGCTTCCTGATCTCCGCGCGACGCCTCGCGCCCGGTGTCGTGCCGCCCGAGGTCAAGCGCCGGGCGTCGAAGAACAGCTTCTCGGACGAGGACGTGGAGATCTGGACGCCCGGTGCCGTGGGCGACAGGGAGATCACCGACAAGAACCTCCGCAAGCGCATCCGCGAGGCCCAGAAGGCCGCGCACGGCGCGCGGATCGCCTCCGGTCGCGCGGACGCCCCCGACGCCTCCGCCGCGTCGGAGGCACCGGAACGCGACGCATAG
- a CDS encoding undecaprenyl-diphosphate phosphatase — MPFLEAIILGLVQGLTEFLPISSSAHIRILGEFLPSATDPGATFTAITQIGTEAAVLVYFWNKIVRVISRWAQSLAGRVPRNDPDARMGWLVIIGTLPIGVLGFLFQDVIRDVFRNLWLVAIVLIVFGIILGIADRYGRRDRDLDDITYPSGVAMGFAQALALVPGVSRSGATTTAARLLGYNRTAAAEYAFLLAVPAVFGSGLYELLHALNEPQSGPYGMGETVVATLVAGVVGWIVIAYLMRYLKTGSFLPFVIYRVALGGVLLVLLATGVLQAF; from the coding sequence GTGCCGTTCCTCGAAGCGATCATCCTCGGCCTCGTGCAGGGCCTCACCGAGTTCCTGCCGATCTCGTCGAGCGCCCACATCCGCATCCTGGGCGAATTCCTGCCCTCGGCGACCGACCCGGGCGCGACCTTCACCGCGATCACGCAGATCGGCACCGAGGCCGCCGTGCTCGTGTACTTCTGGAACAAGATTGTGCGCGTGATCTCGCGGTGGGCGCAGTCGCTGGCCGGCCGCGTCCCGCGCAACGACCCGGACGCGCGCATGGGCTGGCTCGTGATCATCGGCACGCTGCCGATCGGCGTGCTCGGCTTCCTGTTCCAGGACGTCATCCGCGACGTGTTCCGCAACCTGTGGCTCGTCGCGATCGTGCTGATCGTCTTCGGCATCATCCTGGGCATCGCCGACCGCTACGGACGCCGCGACCGCGACCTCGACGACATCACGTATCCCAGCGGCGTGGCCATGGGCTTCGCGCAGGCGCTGGCCCTGGTGCCCGGCGTCTCGCGCTCGGGCGCCACCACCACGGCCGCCCGCCTGCTCGGCTACAACCGCACGGCGGCCGCCGAGTACGCCTTCCTGCTGGCGGTGCCCGCGGTGTTCGGCAGCGGCCTGTACGAGCTGCTGCACGCGCTCAACGAGCCGCAGAGCGGCCCGTACGGCATGGGCGAGACCGTCGTCGCGACGCTCGTCGCCGGCGTCGTGGGCTGGATCGTGATCGCCTACCTGATGCGCTACCTCAAGACCGGCAGCTTCCTGCCGTTCGTGATCTACCGCGTCGCGCTGGGCGGCGTGCTGCTGGTCCTGCTGGCGACCGGCGTGCTGCAGGCCTTCTAG
- a CDS encoding PAC2 family protein, with protein MEHEADIAATAAGATLGRRIIVAAFDGWNDAGEAATSAVGLLLANGEYEPVISVDPELYFDYQYTRPTVESDATGRRRLRWPEATLHRPVNAREGETEFWVLTGVEPARAWQAFAAEFVDAALREDITGFVTLGSMMADVPHTRPISIFAGSDNEALRGALALERSSYEGPVGVLSVLGDAAEQAGIPSASLWASVPHYVAGHTPSPKATLALLDRLEELAAADVPRGTLAAEAATWEATIDAAASDDDEMREYIRQLEQARDTVDAPEASGDAIAQAFESYLRRSDGRGKDERGR; from the coding sequence GTGGAGCACGAGGCCGACATCGCCGCAACCGCCGCCGGCGCGACCCTCGGACGCAGGATCATCGTCGCCGCGTTCGACGGATGGAACGACGCGGGCGAGGCCGCCACGAGCGCCGTGGGGCTCCTGCTTGCGAACGGCGAGTACGAGCCGGTGATCAGCGTCGACCCCGAGCTCTACTTCGACTACCAGTACACGCGCCCGACCGTGGAGTCTGATGCGACGGGCCGCCGGCGGCTGCGCTGGCCCGAGGCCACGCTGCACCGTCCCGTGAACGCGCGCGAGGGCGAGACGGAGTTCTGGGTGCTGACGGGCGTCGAGCCCGCCCGCGCATGGCAGGCCTTCGCGGCCGAGTTCGTCGACGCCGCGCTGCGGGAGGACATCACGGGCTTCGTCACCCTGGGCTCGATGATGGCCGACGTGCCGCACACCCGGCCCATCTCGATCTTCGCGGGCAGCGACAACGAGGCGCTGCGCGGCGCCCTGGCGCTCGAGCGCAGCAGCTATGAGGGACCCGTCGGCGTGCTGAGCGTGCTCGGCGACGCGGCCGAGCAGGCGGGCATCCCGTCCGCGAGCCTGTGGGCCAGCGTGCCGCACTACGTCGCGGGTCACACGCCGTCCCCCAAGGCAACGCTCGCCCTGCTCGACCGGCTCGAGGAGCTCGCCGCGGCGGACGTGCCGCGCGGCACGCTCGCTGCGGAGGCCGCCACGTGGGAGGCGACGATTGACGCGGCCGCGAGCGACGACGACGAGATGCGGGAGTACATCCGCCAGCTCGAGCAGGCGCGCGACACGGTGGACGCCCCCGAGGCGTCGGGCGACGCGATCGCGCAGGCGTTCGAGAGCTACCTGCGCCGCAGCGACGGCCGGGGCAAGGACGAGCGCGGCCGCTGA
- a CDS encoding FKBP-type peptidyl-prolyl cis-trans isomerase, which translates to MRRTSAVLSTAALIGVALVGCAPAGTAGASCDRVANSDPETMSQIEVSGALETQPTVDVRTPFVTADDAHADVERGDGPAITDVDQPAVLDITLIDGESGSQLLGTAYSGDVTGVSPLSGWTSQFPAFEDALLCATEGSRIAVAISQDGVTEETRAMYAQAGLPQEGSLIAVIDVRKVLPRAASGEVQFNAGLGLPTVVRTPDGVPGIIVPDATAPSEVVVQTLIKGDGPVLGADEAAVVHYTGVTWDEREVFDSTWQGEPPMPATLVPDQVVPGFAQALEGQTIGSQVMVVIPPDQGYGDQAQGTIPANSTLVFVIDILGSTPATAVPAP; encoded by the coding sequence ATGCGGAGAACTTCGGCCGTCCTCTCGACCGCCGCCCTGATCGGAGTCGCCCTCGTCGGCTGTGCGCCGGCCGGAACGGCCGGCGCGTCATGCGATCGCGTCGCGAACAGCGACCCCGAGACGATGTCCCAGATCGAGGTGTCGGGCGCGCTCGAGACGCAGCCCACGGTGGACGTGCGCACCCCGTTCGTCACCGCGGACGACGCGCACGCCGACGTCGAGCGCGGCGACGGTCCTGCGATCACGGACGTCGACCAGCCCGCGGTGCTCGACATCACGCTGATCGACGGCGAGAGCGGATCGCAGCTGCTGGGCACCGCTTACAGCGGCGACGTCACCGGCGTGAGCCCGCTGTCGGGGTGGACGTCGCAGTTCCCCGCGTTCGAGGACGCGCTGCTGTGCGCCACCGAGGGATCCCGCATCGCGGTCGCGATCTCGCAGGACGGCGTCACCGAGGAGACCCGCGCGATGTACGCGCAGGCCGGTCTGCCGCAGGAGGGCTCGCTCATCGCCGTCATCGACGTGCGCAAGGTGCTGCCGCGCGCCGCCTCCGGCGAGGTGCAGTTCAACGCCGGCCTGGGTCTGCCCACCGTCGTGCGCACGCCCGACGGCGTCCCCGGGATCATCGTCCCCGATGCCACCGCCCCGTCCGAGGTCGTGGTGCAGACGCTGATCAAGGGCGACGGCCCCGTGCTCGGCGCGGACGAGGCAGCGGTCGTGCACTACACGGGCGTGACGTGGGACGAGCGCGAGGTGTTCGACTCGACGTGGCAGGGCGAGCCGCCCATGCCCGCGACGCTGGTGCCCGACCAGGTCGTGCCCGGCTTCGCCCAGGCGCTCGAGGGTCAGACGATCGGCTCGCAGGTCATGGTGGTCATCCCGCCTGACCAGGGCTACGGCGACCAGGCCCAGGGCACGATCCCGGCGAACTCGACGCTCGTCTTCGTGATCGACATCCTCGGCTCGACTCCGGCCACCGCCGTCCCCGCGCCGTAA
- a CDS encoding helix-turn-helix transcriptional regulator, whose translation MTKLLTPDRVTLYLTLVPYLVERGEVSLEDAARDFDVTPAQMRTMVEKLTLIGRPEQMPDDLFDINWDLLDEQGIIEITQSVGLERSPRLTAREAAALLGGLRLAGSLPGVAGGEVYAGLLAKLSRGASGAPAEVVVVPEPVDEVRALVSQALRDQVTLSFTYRRPDAEPTTRTVDPVKVIVTEGQWYLQGWCHMRRAMRNFLLERVSDPRVTDDPIQHAHDPVPDMFEPGENDEVAVVRFADDLAPLVGDYLSGAETSSSGGITTARLRVSDARTLKRLAARRAGRVEIVEPPSARRAAAEWATAALALYGEDA comes from the coding sequence ATGACCAAGCTGCTGACACCCGATCGCGTGACGCTGTACCTGACGCTGGTCCCGTACCTCGTCGAGCGCGGCGAGGTGTCTCTCGAGGACGCCGCGCGCGACTTCGACGTGACGCCCGCGCAGATGCGCACGATGGTCGAGAAGCTGACGCTGATCGGCCGCCCCGAGCAGATGCCCGATGACCTGTTCGACATCAACTGGGACCTTCTCGACGAGCAGGGGATCATCGAGATCACCCAGTCCGTCGGGCTCGAGCGCTCGCCCCGCCTGACCGCGCGCGAGGCGGCCGCGCTGCTCGGCGGTCTTCGGCTGGCCGGGTCTCTGCCCGGTGTCGCGGGCGGCGAGGTGTACGCGGGGCTGCTCGCCAAGCTGTCGCGCGGCGCGTCCGGGGCGCCCGCCGAGGTGGTCGTCGTGCCCGAGCCGGTCGACGAGGTGCGCGCGCTGGTGTCGCAGGCGCTGCGCGACCAGGTGACGCTCTCGTTCACCTACCGCCGACCGGACGCCGAGCCCACCACGCGCACGGTCGATCCGGTGAAGGTCATCGTGACCGAGGGGCAGTGGTACCTGCAGGGCTGGTGCCACATGCGGCGCGCGATGCGGAACTTCCTGCTCGAGCGCGTGAGCGATCCGCGCGTCACGGACGATCCGATCCAGCATGCGCACGACCCGGTGCCCGACATGTTCGAGCCGGGCGAGAACGACGAGGTCGCGGTCGTGCGGTTCGCCGACGACCTCGCCCCGCTCGTCGGCGACTACCTGTCCGGCGCGGAGACGTCGTCGTCGGGCGGCATCACGACCGCGCGGCTGCGCGTGTCCGATGCCCGCACCCTGAAGCGGCTCGCCGCGCGTCGCGCCGGGCGGGTCGAGATCGTGGAGCCGCCCTCGGCGCGTCGGGCCGCGGCGGAGTGGGCGACCGCGGCGCTCGCGCTCTACGGCGAAGACGCCTGA